The following are encoded in a window of Longibacter salinarum genomic DNA:
- a CDS encoding SusC/RagA family TonB-linked outer membrane protein, whose protein sequence is MLRKLLTAAFVLSLVAPGWALAQDTGTIQGVVTDSTAGASIPGANVVIRSISMGAATGADGSYEISSVPAGEYSVTASFVGYVAKSQEVAVEAGETVTLDFALAPQTVEMGDVVVTALGVERDRRSVGASVQQVTGEELAQVENENFVSSLAGRVSGASIKTSSTMGGSANITLRGFNSLTGDNQPLIVIDGIPIDNSTQRTDVGQERGFGGFDYGNAASIINPNNIQSLSVLKGPAAAALYGSRGANGVIQITTKSGEDSDGLGVSFSSGVQVQRAYQFMDYQNSYGGGAAGSTFRTLQGNDFVLDGSSDQYVADYATDESWGPRLDGRNVRQWYSWDDVNDLNGVATPWEAHPDNVKDFLQTGTRYSNDLAVSDGAESYNYRLYMGNVNMKGVMPNSEMDRYRFGVNGTVDVSESLTANAVAEYNYQEAQGRSGTGYGFAENAFAQFNTFGQRQLDLGPDSYMRDYLRPGRQQRGWNWAGVQGAQQGTFQYTDNPYVGRYENLQTDDSQRFFGKAQLNYDIAEGIGSSFMVTNDHRTERRGERVSLVSSEQSSYTEDVIEAQEINTELKFDYETQFANDFDLDAFVAGRIRWETFERNRQATSNGLAAPQLYTVENSVGRPEITDYFQQNAVYSSYGSVNVGYNDLVYMTGTLRNDWSSTLPEDNNSYLYPSIQTSFVFSSLEALEDQDVLSYGKLRASWARVGDDTGPYQLDVVYPVEIPYAGQSIQRVDRVLNNANLEPEITTGVEVGLDLEFFNNRASLATTYYRDVTRNQILSTDVSPASGFGGTVVNAGEVLNTGVEAQLGVTPVRTEEVNWDINVNWALNNNEIVELAEGINTYVIGDGVFAPPTVAQVGESYGTVFGSSFIRDANGQIVYNRSGVPVASGESKSLGSFLPDWTAGASTNLSYKGASLSVLVEGQKGGKIWSLSNAFGTYSGLLQETVEGNQRETGVIPSGVVLPSGVDRADAATTEGIPFGEAVGRISAAGFWKNQFFGPLGDNFLYDASYIKLQEVVLAYNFPSRWFANTPIQRLNVAVTGRNLAILYKKAPNIDPSLTMSTGNFQGFEAGQIPPQRQLGMRFNLTF, encoded by the coding sequence ATGTTACGAAAGCTACTTACCGCAGCCTTTGTGCTGTCGTTGGTGGCGCCTGGATGGGCACTGGCTCAAGATACCGGTACCATTCAAGGCGTTGTCACCGATAGTACAGCCGGCGCGTCCATCCCAGGGGCAAACGTCGTCATCAGAAGCATCAGCATGGGTGCCGCGACAGGTGCAGACGGATCTTACGAGATCTCGTCCGTTCCTGCCGGTGAATACTCGGTTACGGCGTCGTTCGTCGGCTACGTGGCCAAATCTCAAGAGGTCGCCGTGGAAGCAGGAGAAACGGTGACGCTTGACTTCGCACTCGCACCGCAAACCGTTGAAATGGGCGACGTCGTTGTGACGGCGCTCGGTGTTGAGCGAGACCGTCGTTCCGTCGGTGCCTCCGTTCAGCAGGTGACCGGTGAGGAACTTGCGCAGGTCGAAAACGAGAACTTCGTTTCGTCCCTCGCGGGTCGTGTGTCCGGCGCCTCGATCAAGACGTCGAGTACGATGGGCGGTTCGGCGAACATCACCCTCCGCGGCTTCAACTCGCTGACCGGTGATAACCAGCCGCTGATCGTGATCGACGGTATTCCGATCGATAACAGCACGCAGCGGACCGATGTCGGCCAGGAAAGAGGTTTTGGTGGTTTCGACTACGGGAACGCCGCGTCGATCATCAATCCCAACAACATCCAGTCGCTCTCCGTCCTGAAAGGGCCGGCTGCCGCGGCTTTGTACGGATCGCGTGGTGCAAACGGCGTGATTCAGATCACGACGAAATCTGGCGAAGACTCTGACGGACTCGGAGTGAGCTTCTCTTCCGGTGTCCAGGTCCAGCGCGCGTACCAGTTTATGGATTACCAGAACTCGTACGGCGGTGGTGCTGCTGGGAGCACGTTCCGTACGCTCCAGGGTAATGACTTCGTCCTGGATGGAAGCAGTGACCAGTATGTTGCCGACTACGCAACGGATGAGTCCTGGGGCCCACGCCTTGATGGACGTAACGTGCGCCAGTGGTACAGCTGGGACGACGTGAACGATCTGAACGGTGTCGCCACGCCATGGGAAGCCCACCCGGACAACGTGAAGGATTTCCTTCAGACGGGAACGCGGTACTCCAATGACCTCGCGGTGTCTGACGGTGCAGAGTCGTACAACTACCGTCTGTACATGGGCAACGTGAACATGAAGGGCGTCATGCCGAACAGTGAAATGGATCGGTATCGCTTTGGGGTCAACGGTACGGTTGACGTATCCGAGAGTCTGACGGCGAATGCTGTTGCTGAGTACAACTACCAGGAGGCTCAGGGCCGCTCGGGAACGGGTTACGGCTTTGCAGAAAACGCCTTCGCTCAGTTTAACACCTTCGGTCAGCGTCAACTTGATCTCGGACCGGACAGCTACATGCGCGACTACCTGCGCCCGGGCCGCCAGCAGCGCGGTTGGAACTGGGCCGGTGTTCAAGGTGCGCAGCAGGGGACGTTCCAGTATACGGATAACCCCTACGTCGGTCGGTACGAGAACCTTCAGACCGATGACTCGCAGCGCTTCTTTGGTAAGGCGCAGCTGAACTACGACATTGCCGAGGGCATCGGCAGTAGCTTCATGGTCACGAATGACCATCGAACGGAGCGTCGTGGTGAGCGCGTCTCGCTGGTTTCTTCCGAGCAGTCGAGCTACACGGAAGATGTCATCGAAGCTCAGGAAATCAACACCGAGCTGAAGTTCGATTACGAAACGCAGTTCGCCAATGACTTCGACCTCGATGCCTTTGTTGCGGGTCGAATTCGCTGGGAAACGTTTGAGCGGAACCGCCAGGCGACCTCCAACGGGCTTGCTGCTCCGCAGCTTTACACGGTTGAAAACTCGGTCGGTCGTCCGGAGATTACGGACTACTTCCAGCAGAATGCCGTGTACTCCTCGTACGGATCGGTCAACGTTGGATACAACGACCTGGTCTACATGACGGGTACGCTGCGTAATGACTGGTCCTCGACGCTGCCCGAAGACAACAACTCGTACCTCTATCCGTCGATTCAGACGTCGTTCGTCTTCTCCTCTCTCGAGGCTCTCGAAGATCAGGACGTTCTGTCGTACGGTAAGCTGCGTGCGAGCTGGGCGCGTGTCGGTGATGACACCGGCCCGTATCAGCTCGACGTTGTCTACCCGGTCGAAATCCCGTACGCCGGTCAGTCGATTCAGCGCGTTGATCGCGTTCTGAACAACGCCAATCTTGAGCCCGAAATTACGACGGGTGTTGAGGTCGGACTGGACCTTGAGTTCTTCAACAACCGTGCATCGCTTGCTACGACGTACTACCGCGATGTCACGCGTAACCAGATTCTCTCGACGGATGTCTCGCCGGCCTCTGGCTTTGGTGGAACGGTCGTGAATGCTGGTGAGGTGCTCAACACGGGTGTTGAGGCGCAGCTTGGTGTCACGCCGGTTCGTACCGAAGAGGTGAACTGGGATATCAACGTGAACTGGGCACTCAATAACAACGAGATCGTCGAACTCGCAGAAGGGATCAACACCTATGTGATCGGCGACGGTGTCTTCGCTCCTCCCACGGTTGCACAGGTGGGCGAGTCGTACGGTACGGTGTTCGGATCGAGTTTCATCCGCGACGCCAACGGCCAGATCGTCTACAACCGTTCGGGTGTCCCGGTCGCATCGGGTGAGAGCAAGTCGCTTGGATCCTTCCTTCCGGACTGGACCGCAGGCGCATCGACAAACCTGAGCTACAAAGGCGCGTCGCTGAGCGTTCTCGTCGAAGGACAGAAAGGGGGCAAGATTTGGTCGCTCTCCAACGCCTTCGGCACCTACAGTGGTCTCCTCCAGGAAACTGTTGAAGGTAACCAGCGCGAAACCGGCGTCATTCCGAGCGGTGTTGTGCTGCCGAGTGGCGTGGATCGTGCCGATGCAGCTACCACGGAAGGAATTCCGTTTGGCGAAGCTGTCGGACGCATTAGCGCCGCCGGTTTCTGGAAGAATCAGTTCTTCGGCCCGCTTGGCGATAACTTCCTGTACGACGCTTCCTACATCAAGCTGCAGGAAGTCGTCCTCGCCTATAACTTCCCGAGCCGTTGGTTTGCAAACACTCCGATTCAGCGTTTGAATGTCGCTGTGACGGGACGTAACCTGGCGATCCTTTATAAGAAGGCGCCGAACATCGATCCGTCGCTGACAATGTCGACCGGAAACTTCCAGGGCTTTGAAGCCGGGCAGATTCCGCCGCAGCGTCAGCTTGGCATGCGCTTCAACCTCACGTTCTAG
- a CDS encoding SusD/RagB family nutrient-binding outer membrane lipoprotein, producing the protein MRRFTTPLHLIIGALVLAVTVSACDLTKMNENPNASTSPDVDALMANAMRDFSNFYYDDEFTMRGSNLLAQYTTQNFYPTESTYAAFPRPWDEIYYPLNDLKTVIELNREDPTISASPDNYIAVSQISQSFMFHVLTDYYGDVPFNEALAGQENFAPAYTPQSEIYPSLLDSLDTAIGNIDASAPGPGGDVIFGGDMEKWERFANSLKLRIAMRMESQNGASGVLDTQSVYDNAMQSNDDNAYFQFTTSAEHRSDIYENRFVAGRDDFDASDRFVNALQQYSTTDPRAEVYFQTDINGGYTGFPYGLQQPAAQDLYSSNLPSETFSRPGDRFSADAAEGLWMNYDETLFIKAEAIDKGYISGNRDAVFEDAIRASIARWDLDPNSAQADAYIAEVMSDVSNNGFDQVLGEQKWIAFYFQGVQGWSTWRRLDFEGWILPPTGGNQGAYATAGESGVPLRYDYPQSEFSLNGDNVTEAATSQFGGTQSETPIGRIWWDTNPPPSEVNVPN; encoded by the coding sequence ATGAGACGTTTTACGACTCCCTTACATCTCATCATCGGGGCGCTTGTCCTGGCCGTTACGGTCAGCGCATGCGACCTAACGAAGATGAATGAGAACCCAAACGCCTCCACTTCTCCTGATGTGGATGCGCTCATGGCCAATGCCATGAGGGATTTCTCGAATTTCTACTACGACGATGAATTCACGATGCGCGGGTCGAACCTGCTCGCGCAGTACACGACCCAGAACTTTTACCCGACGGAGAGCACGTACGCTGCCTTCCCTCGGCCCTGGGACGAGATTTATTACCCGCTCAACGACCTGAAAACGGTTATTGAGTTGAACCGCGAGGACCCGACGATTTCGGCAAGCCCCGATAACTACATCGCGGTCTCGCAGATTTCGCAATCCTTCATGTTCCACGTCCTCACGGATTACTACGGGGATGTTCCGTTCAATGAAGCGCTGGCTGGGCAGGAGAACTTCGCTCCGGCGTACACGCCGCAGTCGGAGATTTATCCCTCCCTTCTCGATTCGCTGGATACGGCGATTGGGAATATCGACGCAAGCGCACCTGGACCGGGAGGTGATGTCATCTTTGGTGGTGACATGGAGAAATGGGAGCGGTTCGCCAACTCCCTGAAGCTCCGCATTGCAATGCGTATGGAAAGTCAGAACGGCGCCTCGGGTGTCCTTGACACCCAGTCGGTTTATGACAACGCAATGCAGAGCAATGATGACAACGCGTACTTTCAGTTCACGACGTCGGCCGAGCATCGTAGCGACATTTACGAGAACCGGTTCGTTGCCGGACGAGACGACTTCGACGCCTCGGATCGCTTCGTGAACGCGCTGCAGCAGTACAGCACGACCGATCCGCGCGCTGAGGTCTACTTCCAGACGGATATCAACGGTGGATACACCGGCTTCCCGTACGGACTCCAGCAGCCTGCTGCTCAGGATCTGTACTCAAGCAACCTCCCGTCGGAGACCTTCTCGCGCCCCGGAGACCGTTTTTCCGCGGATGCTGCAGAAGGTCTCTGGATGAACTACGATGAGACGCTCTTCATCAAAGCGGAAGCGATCGATAAGGGCTACATCAGCGGCAATCGGGACGCAGTGTTTGAAGATGCTATTCGCGCAAGCATTGCGCGCTGGGATCTCGACCCGAACTCTGCGCAGGCAGATGCCTACATCGCTGAAGTCATGAGCGATGTCAGTAACAATGGCTTTGACCAGGTGCTCGGTGAGCAGAAGTGGATTGCCTTCTACTTCCAGGGTGTCCAGGGCTGGAGCACGTGGCGCCGTCTCGACTTCGAAGGCTGGATTCTCCCGCCCACGGGTGGAAACCAGGGTGCATACGCGACAGCAGGCGAGAGCGGCGTGCCGCTGCGCTACGACTACCCGCAGAGCGAGTTCTCCCTCAACGGAGACAATGTCACCGAAGCTGCGACGTCCCAGTTCGGAGGTACGCAATCGGAGACGCCAATCGGGCGCATCTGGTGGGATACCAATCCGCCGCCGTCTGAGGTAAACGTCCCTAACTAA
- a CDS encoding fasciclin domain-containing protein — MNVQLRTPLLLLLAVAFVAAGCDQSEQRLDFETGDSYITTQVSSAGGDATKSEVVTPDTVTYRVQGYTVDKTYTWTVNGTEPPVAAHPGATETHVWESRNGEFVTVIYSDADPIATGSALNAISMDATGDDINANVDSITASVSANVAEQVNRFGVFATLSGAVGATDVDSLLTDAPDATLFAPDNNAFDALDTAPTNAVDADEPVDSGMLADFLKYHALGTSAEAADLASQTYETLLPGETAGSQATITVDASGPVTINGNATVTQTDVMSTNGVLHKIDGVLVPPIASIDFTDQTVMDDSVETAPGSGIYTPADSVTVQGAFLPEGGFVVLHDSTQLAAGNTLGSIVGVSDYVEAGISTDVTVPIDNVSSTAVVGAMAHQDTNDNQQYDFQISGGTADGPYTRDGAAVIDNAEIAPPAN; from the coding sequence ATGAACGTTCAACTACGAACGCCGCTTCTACTACTATTGGCCGTCGCCTTCGTGGCGGCTGGCTGCGACCAGAGCGAGCAGCGGCTCGACTTTGAAACCGGAGATTCTTATATCACCACGCAGGTCTCCTCTGCAGGCGGCGATGCAACCAAGTCTGAGGTTGTAACGCCCGACACCGTAACATATCGCGTCCAGGGATATACGGTTGACAAAACGTACACCTGGACAGTGAATGGCACGGAGCCGCCAGTGGCAGCGCACCCCGGTGCAACGGAAACCCACGTGTGGGAATCCCGCAACGGTGAGTTCGTCACGGTCATCTATTCTGATGCCGACCCGATCGCCACCGGTAGCGCGCTTAACGCGATTTCGATGGATGCGACCGGAGATGACATTAACGCAAATGTCGACTCGATTACGGCAAGCGTATCGGCAAATGTCGCTGAGCAGGTGAACCGCTTTGGCGTGTTCGCTACTCTGAGCGGTGCTGTTGGTGCAACCGATGTGGATAGTCTCCTCACCGATGCACCGGATGCGACGCTCTTTGCTCCGGACAATAATGCCTTTGACGCACTTGACACCGCGCCGACGAATGCTGTCGATGCGGACGAGCCGGTCGACTCGGGCATGCTTGCTGACTTCCTGAAGTATCACGCCCTCGGCACGAGTGCCGAAGCGGCCGATCTGGCATCGCAGACGTATGAAACGCTGCTGCCCGGTGAAACCGCCGGCTCGCAGGCGACCATCACGGTCGACGCCAGTGGCCCCGTCACGATCAACGGAAACGCCACCGTCACCCAGACGGATGTCATGTCGACGAATGGAGTTCTCCACAAGATCGATGGAGTGCTCGTTCCCCCGATTGCTTCGATTGACTTCACCGATCAGACGGTGATGGATGACTCGGTCGAAACAGCACCAGGTAGCGGCATCTACACACCGGCCGATTCCGTGACCGTGCAGGGCGCGTTCCTGCCGGAAGGTGGCTTCGTCGTGCTGCACGATAGCACGCAGCTCGCCGCCGGTAACACGCTGGGAAGTATCGTCGGCGTTTCCGATTACGTCGAAGCTGGCATCAGCACCGATGTTACGGTGCCGATCGATAATGTGTCGAGCACGGCGGTCGTTGGCGCCATGGCGCACCAGGACACCAACGATAACCAGCAGTACGACTTCCAGATATCGGGTGGTACTGCAGACGGTCCGTACACGCGCGATGGAGCAGCTGTGATCGACAACGCGGAGATCGCACCTCCAGCCAACTAA
- a CDS encoding FmdB family zinc ribbon protein: protein MPTYVYRREDGTKFEIKQRITDEPLEECPETGQPVERIIAGSAGLIFKGDGFYITDYKDGSNGGDKSSTSPSATESSSETETSETASTEASASE, encoded by the coding sequence ATGCCTACGTACGTATACCGCCGCGAGGATGGTACAAAGTTCGAAATTAAGCAGCGGATCACGGATGAACCGCTCGAAGAATGCCCGGAAACCGGGCAGCCTGTAGAACGAATTATTGCAGGCAGCGCCGGACTTATCTTCAAGGGAGACGGTTTCTACATTACAGACTACAAGGACGGATCGAACGGGGGCGACAAATCGTCTACAAGTCCATCGGCGACTGAGTCATCCAGTGAGACCGAGACATCTGAAACGGCCTCAACGGAGGCATCCGCATCTGAGTAA
- a CDS encoding amino acid permease: MNESNAAGSVSSEQTASNASTSDRREGISVGEDVQASVESTPTKGRKKFGTFGGVFTPTLLTILGVIMYLREGWVIGNAGLLGGLMIIFLGFGITLCTALSMSSITTNIRIGAGGAYAVIAQSLGLEVGGSVGIPRYLSQALAVTMYIFGFREGWLAIFPGHSAMLVDAAVFVTLYGIAYVSADFAIRVQYLIMAIIAASLVSIGLAAGTGSMQYDLGEIKLWGDFATAAGDGSGFWIVFAVFFPATTGIMAGANMSGDLKEPRKAIPIGTLAAIGVAFIIYVFLAIWLAKSATPEELKTNYMVMAEKAFWSPAVLAGLLGATFSSALASFVGAGRILQAMGAHEVVPASSWLSRRADNGEPRNAMWVTGGIIVLSLLVRDLNAVAPLITMFFLVTYAMINAAVLIEQSLDLVSFRPKLRIPRWVSLLGLLGSLFAMFIINPTVSLIAVVATIAVYGWLARRHLDAPFEDVRSGMFVSVAEWAAKKVAELPTMQERAWKPNLLVPVENASDLRGTFLMLEHVTKPQGSVKIVGITDEDSDHLNQSLEPLTRAFRERGVFASHTVLDAGGFADGLSAGMQALRGAFFRPNVVFLRMPEPNREEDYRRIIREADREKVGTMLYAPHPRAALGQQQTINVWIRDRSPEWNISMDIGNLDLALLTGYKLSQNWDARLRVLTVTNDPKEEARAQEFLDTLTDLGRIPDPEIVVRSGDFRDHVRDAPQSDLSIFGLDPNIDFAFSRALVETTESTCLFVRDSGLESALA, translated from the coding sequence ATGAACGAGTCCAACGCAGCTGGCTCCGTCTCGTCCGAGCAAACCGCTTCAAATGCCTCTACGTCCGATCGTCGTGAGGGCATCTCGGTCGGAGAGGATGTCCAGGCGTCCGTTGAAAGCACACCGACGAAGGGTCGCAAGAAGTTTGGGACGTTCGGCGGCGTCTTCACACCGACGCTCCTGACGATCCTCGGCGTCATCATGTACCTCCGGGAAGGCTGGGTGATCGGCAATGCCGGGCTTCTCGGCGGGCTGATGATCATCTTCCTCGGGTTCGGTATCACGCTCTGCACGGCCCTCTCGATGTCGTCCATCACGACGAACATCCGAATTGGGGCCGGTGGAGCGTACGCGGTCATCGCGCAGTCGCTCGGTCTTGAGGTCGGCGGGAGCGTGGGGATCCCGCGCTACCTTTCGCAGGCACTGGCGGTGACGATGTACATTTTCGGCTTTCGCGAAGGCTGGCTCGCGATTTTCCCGGGGCATAGCGCTATGCTCGTGGACGCCGCGGTTTTCGTCACGCTCTACGGCATTGCATATGTTAGCGCCGACTTCGCCATCCGCGTCCAGTACCTGATTATGGCTATCATCGCGGCATCGCTCGTCTCGATCGGTCTGGCGGCAGGCACCGGCTCAATGCAGTACGATCTTGGCGAGATAAAACTCTGGGGCGACTTCGCTACGGCCGCCGGGGACGGTTCGGGATTTTGGATCGTCTTTGCCGTCTTCTTCCCCGCGACCACCGGAATCATGGCCGGGGCGAACATGAGCGGTGACTTAAAGGAGCCCCGCAAAGCCATCCCGATCGGCACGCTTGCTGCGATCGGCGTGGCATTCATTATCTACGTATTTCTTGCCATCTGGCTCGCCAAGTCCGCGACACCGGAAGAGTTGAAGACGAACTACATGGTCATGGCGGAAAAGGCATTTTGGAGTCCGGCCGTGCTTGCAGGGCTTCTGGGCGCAACCTTCTCCTCCGCCCTGGCGTCCTTCGTCGGAGCGGGCCGTATCCTGCAGGCCATGGGGGCGCACGAGGTCGTCCCAGCGAGTAGCTGGCTGTCGCGTCGCGCGGACAATGGCGAGCCGAGGAACGCGATGTGGGTTACCGGCGGCATTATCGTTCTCTCGCTTCTGGTTCGCGACCTCAATGCCGTCGCTCCGCTCATCACGATGTTTTTCCTGGTCACGTACGCGATGATTAATGCGGCCGTCCTGATCGAGCAGAGTCTCGACCTCGTCAGCTTCCGACCGAAGCTCCGCATTCCTCGCTGGGTGTCGCTCCTCGGCCTGCTGGGATCCCTTTTCGCTATGTTTATCATCAACCCGACCGTGAGCCTGATCGCTGTCGTGGCGACCATAGCGGTCTACGGATGGCTGGCGCGGAGACATCTCGATGCACCGTTCGAGGACGTTCGCAGTGGGATGTTCGTCTCCGTAGCGGAATGGGCGGCGAAGAAAGTGGCAGAGCTGCCGACGATGCAAGAACGTGCCTGGAAGCCCAACCTGCTCGTTCCCGTGGAAAATGCGAGCGACCTCCGAGGCACCTTTCTGATGCTCGAACACGTCACCAAGCCTCAGGGCTCCGTAAAGATCGTCGGGATCACCGACGAAGACAGCGACCATCTCAATCAATCGCTGGAACCACTCACCCGCGCCTTCCGAGAACGCGGCGTGTTCGCTTCCCACACCGTTCTCGATGCAGGTGGATTTGCGGACGGCCTCAGCGCGGGCATGCAGGCTCTCCGGGGGGCTTTCTTTCGACCCAACGTCGTCTTTCTTCGCATGCCGGAGCCGAACCGGGAGGAGGACTATCGACGCATTATCCGTGAGGCGGATCGTGAGAAGGTTGGGACGATGCTCTATGCCCCCCACCCGCGGGCCGCACTCGGGCAACAGCAGACCATCAACGTTTGGATTCGGGACCGCAGTCCCGAATGGAATATCTCGATGGATATCGGCAACCTGGATCTGGCCCTTCTCACCGGGTACAAGCTGTCGCAAAACTGGGACGCACGTCTACGTGTGCTCACGGTGACGAACGATCCCAAAGAGGAAGCACGAGCCCAAGAGTTCCTGGACACGCTGACGGATCTAGGCCGCATCCCCGACCCCGAGATTGTGGTCCGCTCGGGCGACTTCCGTGATCACGTTCGCGATGCACCGCAGTCTGACCTCAGCATCTTCGGACTGGATCCGAACATCGACTTCGCATTCTCAAGGGCCCTCGTCGAAACGACCGAATCTACGTGCCTCTTCGTCCGAGACTCCGGCCTCGAAAGCGCTCTTGCGTAA
- the rlmN gene encoding 23S rRNA (adenine(2503)-C(2))-methyltransferase RlmN: protein MIDLDHIPHHAKADDGRVNLKAMGTDDLEAFVTSIGQPAYRGRQLFHWMYGKGAASFEEMTSLPKDFRAALEKHATIHSFDVDTMQKGGDGTMKALFRLPSGNRAETVLIPDIDERGDARRLTVCVSSQVGCAMGCTFCATGQMGFQENISAGGIVDQVRLMNDAALEHFGKPISNVVYMGMGEPLLNYDGVMTSIDILTHEKGLDLSPRRITVSTVGLARRIKDIADDERRFHLAVSLHAPTNEKRSSIMPINEAEKTSLPALKEAIEYYAAHTGRPITYEYCMFDGVNDSKEDARKLAEITRWVPSKVNLIMYNPVDGLGFGRTPEDRLDDFIQVLISEGVTVTVRRSRGQDIDAACGQLANKE, encoded by the coding sequence ATGATCGACCTCGACCACATTCCCCACCACGCAAAAGCCGACGACGGACGCGTGAACCTGAAAGCGATGGGCACGGATGACCTGGAGGCGTTCGTCACCTCCATCGGTCAGCCGGCGTACCGCGGCCGACAGCTCTTCCACTGGATGTACGGAAAGGGCGCGGCGAGCTTCGAAGAAATGACGAGCCTCCCCAAAGATTTTCGTGCGGCTCTGGAGAAGCATGCGACGATCCACAGCTTCGACGTGGACACGATGCAGAAAGGGGGCGACGGTACGATGAAGGCGCTTTTCCGTCTTCCCTCGGGTAACCGGGCGGAGACGGTACTCATTCCGGACATTGATGAGCGTGGAGACGCTCGACGTCTGACCGTCTGTGTGTCCAGCCAGGTTGGCTGCGCGATGGGTTGCACCTTCTGTGCGACGGGCCAGATGGGCTTTCAGGAAAACATTTCTGCCGGCGGGATCGTCGATCAGGTGCGGCTGATGAACGACGCTGCGCTCGAGCATTTTGGCAAACCCATTTCGAATGTCGTCTACATGGGCATGGGCGAACCTCTTCTCAACTACGACGGCGTCATGACGAGCATCGATATTTTGACGCACGAGAAAGGCCTCGACCTTTCGCCGCGTCGGATTACGGTGTCAACGGTCGGGCTCGCACGTCGGATCAAGGACATCGCCGATGACGAGCGGCGCTTCCACCTCGCCGTCTCGCTACACGCGCCGACGAACGAGAAGCGAAGCTCCATCATGCCCATCAACGAGGCGGAGAAAACGAGTCTGCCGGCGCTGAAAGAAGCGATCGAGTATTACGCAGCTCATACCGGCCGCCCGATCACGTACGAATACTGCATGTTCGACGGGGTCAACGACTCCAAAGAGGATGCCCGAAAGCTCGCAGAGATCACGCGGTGGGTGCCGAGCAAGGTCAACCTCATCATGTACAACCCGGTCGATGGACTCGGCTTCGGTCGAACGCCCGAAGATCGGCTCGATGACTTCATTCAGGTTCTCATTAGCGAAGGCGTGACCGTTACGGTGCGTCGGAGTCGGGGTCAGGATATCGACGCCGCGTGCGGACAGCTTGCCAATAAAGAGTAA
- a CDS encoding ABC transporter permease, with product MQALTTVFALTGREILKFVRDRSRLLGAFTQPIAFWLLLGLGFQDTFQMPGSTAGVDYVEFLFPGVIALVLLFTAIFSTISIVEERTSGFLQAVMVAPTPRTALVFGNALGGTILSTVQALLILLALPFIGIYPNVAGVILILAICLLTGLSFTALGFTIAWRMDTTRGFHAVMNLFLLPLWFLSGAMFPYEGAAPVLQWLVWINPVSYAVSGIRHGMYGLASAPGTLASPLTSISVSLGFAVLMIGVAVWTVRRPFFSD from the coding sequence ATGCAGGCCCTCACTACCGTCTTTGCCCTAACTGGCCGCGAGATTCTGAAGTTCGTCCGCGACCGTAGCCGGCTTCTCGGCGCGTTCACCCAGCCGATTGCCTTCTGGCTACTACTTGGGCTCGGATTTCAGGACACGTTTCAGATGCCCGGCTCGACAGCAGGCGTTGACTACGTGGAGTTTCTGTTCCCTGGCGTGATCGCCCTGGTTCTTCTGTTTACAGCGATCTTTTCCACCATCTCCATTGTCGAGGAACGGACATCCGGATTCCTCCAGGCCGTGATGGTCGCGCCAACGCCTCGTACGGCACTCGTCTTTGGGAATGCGCTCGGCGGTACCATTCTTTCAACAGTGCAGGCACTTCTTATCCTTCTTGCACTACCGTTTATTGGGATTTATCCAAACGTAGCCGGCGTAATTCTCATCCTCGCTATCTGCCTGCTCACGGGCCTCTCGTTCACCGCCCTAGGGTTCACAATCGCATGGCGCATGGATACCACGCGCGGTTTCCATGCCGTGATGAATCTCTTCCTGCTGCCGCTCTGGTTCCTGTCCGGTGCCATGTTTCCTTACGAAGGCGCCGCGCCGGTTCTACAGTGGCTCGTGTGGATCAACCCGGTGTCGTACGCAGTCAGCGGTATTCGCCACGGCATGTACGGCCTCGCCTCTGCTCCCGGTACGCTCGCCTCACCTCTGACAAGTATCTCGGTCAGTCTGGGCTTCGCCGTCCTGATGATCGGCGTCGCCGTCTGGACTGTGCGCCGCCCGTTCTTTTCGGACTGA